In the Magnolia sinica isolate HGM2019 chromosome 15, MsV1, whole genome shotgun sequence genome, one interval contains:
- the LOC131228081 gene encoding putative disease resistance RPP13-like protein 1 — translation MEKDKLVKLWLAQGFIKPDGKREKEAIGREYFDDLLARSLFQDAVYKGFTMHDLLHDLAQFITKNEYCIFENGKSDSSFVTARHLSFIVNWETPEIPAALCDAKKLRTLLQIGRSLFGRSSISTIPDNLFQCTRSLRALDFGGTGNGMSYFLSMSIKELPSSIVLLKHLRYLDLSYSKIVELPESVTLLRNLQTLNLNQCWELARLPRGMGKLVSLRHLEIEGTTKLKYLPEGLGRISSFRTLSRFIVGGDGGCKIGELKRLDSLQGKLRIEHLERVASVNEAKEAQLENKLQLRVLSLYMSPDDALEMSGNGEVERMENVVEALRPPLANLEELEICRYIGYKFPTWIGDYSSFSNLVKLKLKGCNNYTQLPGLGSLPSLEYLEITTGLVKRVGSEFYGNSSGGGINGVAFPKLESLRFIDMYELLEWELSLEDGDIMPSLHSLTIDKCPKLKALPTHLPKSLTSLYIWRCYEIILWPLPNLPSLKTFYMSHLENMMCLPYGWKQLESLGSLTISYCSKLRSLPDDLGQLKLLRTLQIEECPELQSLPQGLRGLTYLEIIDSPILAERCRGEDRSNISHIPSIEIDYERIK, via the coding sequence ATGGAGAAGGATAAATTGGTCAAGTTGTGGTTAGCTCAGGGTTTCATCAAGCCCGatggaaaaagagagaaggaagcaATTGGCAGAGAGTACTTTGATGATCTACTGGCGCGGTCTTTGTTTCAAGATGCGGTGTATAAAGGATTTACAATGCATGATCTCCTTCATGATCTCGCTCAATTCATTACAAAGAATGAATATTGCATCTTTGAGAATGGAAAGTCAGACTCCAGCTTTGTTACGGCCCGTCATTTATCTTTTATTGTCAACTGGGAAACTCCGGAAATTCCAGCCGCTCTATGTGATGCTAAAAAATTGCGAACATTGCTCCAAATCGGACGTTCATTATTCGGACGTTCATCAATTAGTACCATCCCTGATAATTTATTCCAATGCACTAGGTCCCTTAGGGCATTGGATTTCGGTGGTACTGGCAACGGCATGTCCTATTTTCTGAGCATGAGCATTAAAGAATTGCCAAGCTCAATTGTGTTGCTGAAGCATTTACGATATCTTGACTTGTCTTATTCGAAGATAGTTGAGTTGCCGGAATCAGTGACTCTTCTCCGCAATTTGCAGACCTTGAATTTGAATCAATGTTGGGAGCTCGCTAGATTACCAAGAGGGATGGGCAAACTGGTTAGCTTGAGACATCTGGAAATTGAAGGCACAACAAAACTAAAGTACTTACCGGAAGGGTTGGGGAGAATAAGTTCCTTTCGAACATTGAGTAGGTTTATCGTGGGAGGCGATGGAGGATGTAAGATTGGAGAGCTGAAGCGACTTGACTCTCTCCAAGGAAAGCTACGAATAGAACACTTGGAGAGAGTGGCGAGTGTGAATGAGGCTAAGGAAGCACAGCTGGAGAACAAGTTACAACTTCGCGTATTGTCTCTATATATGTCACCAGATGATGCTCTTGAAATGTCCggaaatggtgaggtggaaaggatGGAAAATGTAGTTGAAGCCCTCCGGCCGCCACTTGCTAACCTAGAAGAGCTGGAAATTTGCAGGTACATTGGTTACAAGTTCCCAACCTGGATAGGAGATTATTCATCTTTCTCAAATTTAGTCAAGTTGAAATTAAAAGGTTGCAATAACTATACACAGTTGCCTGGGCTAGGGAGTCTACCTTCGCTCGAATACCTTGAAATAACGACAGGTCTTGTAAAACGGGTGGGAAGTGAGTTTTACGGGAATAGCAGTGGTGGGGGCATAAACGGGGTGGCATTCCCGAAGTTGGAAAGTCTCCGGTTCATTGACATGTATGAATTGTTGGAGTGGGAGTTGAGCTTAGAAGATGGAGATATAATGCCGTCTCTACACTCATTAACAATTGACAAATGCCCAAAATTGAAGGCACTGCCGACACACCTCCCGAAAAGTCTAACGTCCCTCTACATCTGGAGATGTTATGAAATTATTTTGTGGCCATTACCGAACCTCCCAAGCCTTAAGACGTTTTATATGTCTCATTTAGAAAACATGATGTGTCTCCCCTACGGATGGAAACAATTAGAGTCACTGGGAAGCCTTACTATCAGCTATTGCTCTAAATTGAGGTCTCTTCCTGATGATTTGGGACAACTCAAGTTGCTTAGGACTCTCCAGATTGAGGAGTGCCCCGAGTTGCAGTCATTGCCTCAAGGGTTGAGGGGCCTTACCTATCTCGAAATCATCGACAGTCCAATACTGGCGGAGAGATGCAGAGGGGAGGATCGGAGCAACATATCACACATCCCAAGCATCGAGATTGATTACGAAAGAATCAAATGA